The Mesorhizobium sp. M1D.F.Ca.ET.043.01.1.1 genome contains a region encoding:
- a CDS encoding YkgJ family cysteine cluster protein: MPYDHSFLALTDASTAFDCQSCGACCAYSADWPRFSTEEDAELDRIPEALVAADQSGMRCEGGRCSALSGEVGKGTACAIYEIRPHVCRACMPGGDDCLMARAAYGLPVELPISPLTLRGVEEWSA; the protein is encoded by the coding sequence TTGCCGTACGACCATTCCTTCCTGGCCCTGACCGACGCATCGACCGCCTTCGACTGCCAGAGCTGCGGCGCCTGCTGCGCCTATTCGGCGGATTGGCCGCGCTTCTCGACTGAAGAGGACGCCGAGCTCGACCGCATCCCTGAAGCGCTCGTCGCCGCCGATCAGTCCGGCATGCGCTGCGAAGGCGGCCGTTGCTCGGCACTTAGCGGCGAGGTGGGCAAGGGGACCGCCTGCGCGATCTACGAAATCCGCCCGCATGTCTGCCGCGCCTGCATGCCCGGCGGCGACGACTGCCTGATGGCGAGGGCGGCATATGGGCTGCCCGTGGAGCTGCCAATCTCCCCCCTTACCCTTAGGGGGGTTGAGGAGTGGTCCGCGTAG
- a CDS encoding SRPBCC domain-containing protein → MASNDRPRAIADVSAGTILATVTVAVPPERVFRAITAEDQIPLWWGADEMYRTTKHTADVRPGGAWRSEGRGADGQDFHVGGEYLEVEPPRRLVMTWIAPWDGDHVTTVTYTLEAVENGTRLTLRHDGFGARQDSCRDHGSGWERVLGWLGDFLAKEAGSKPPSVFHCRLIPPRPDFAFTLTEEERALMNAHADFLRDQLRAGTMMIAGPVADPAGPWGLLILRVGSEAEARAVTDSDPVARSGRGFRYEILPMMSTIM, encoded by the coding sequence ATGGCGAGCAATGACAGGCCGCGCGCGATCGCGGACGTTTCGGCGGGCACAATCCTCGCCACGGTGACTGTGGCGGTGCCACCCGAGCGCGTCTTTCGCGCCATCACCGCCGAGGACCAGATCCCGCTCTGGTGGGGCGCAGACGAGATGTACCGGACGACGAAGCACACGGCCGATGTCCGGCCGGGCGGCGCCTGGCGCTCGGAGGGCAGGGGCGCCGACGGCCAGGATTTCCATGTCGGCGGCGAATATCTCGAGGTCGAGCCGCCGCGTCGCCTGGTGATGACTTGGATAGCGCCGTGGGACGGCGATCACGTCACCACCGTCACCTACACGCTGGAAGCGGTCGAGAACGGCACGCGGCTGACGCTGCGCCATGACGGCTTCGGCGCGCGCCAAGACTCCTGTCGCGACCACGGTTCCGGCTGGGAGCGGGTGCTTGGCTGGCTCGGCGACTTCCTTGCCAAGGAGGCCGGTTCCAAACCGCCTTCGGTCTTTCATTGCCGGTTGATCCCGCCGCGGCCGGATTTCGCCTTCACCCTGACGGAAGAGGAAAGGGCGCTGATGAACGCGCATGCCGATTTTCTGCGCGACCAGCTTCGCGCCGGGACGATGATGATCGCCGGTCCGGTCGCCGATCCCGCCGGGCCCTGGGGCCTGTTGATCCTGCGCGTCGGCAGCGAGGCCGAGGCGAGGGCCGTCACCGACAGCGATCCGGTTGCGCGTTCAGGCCGCGGCTTCCGCTATGAAATCCTGCCGATGATGAGCACCATCATGTAG
- a CDS encoding CsbD family protein: MVNRDQVVGLAKQVKGSVKQAAGKATGSRRMQVEGVSEKIAGKVRKAYGDVKDKARKML, encoded by the coding sequence ATGGTGAACAGGGATCAGGTCGTCGGGCTTGCCAAGCAAGTGAAGGGCTCGGTCAAGCAGGCGGCCGGCAAGGCCACCGGCAGCAGGCGGATGCAGGTGGAAGGCGTATCCGAAAAGATCGCCGGCAAAGTGCGCAAGGCCTATGGCGACGTGAAGGACAAGGCCCGCAAGATGCTCTGA
- a CDS encoding SDR family NAD(P)-dependent oxidoreductase — protein MTSANSSLSDKVALVTGASSGIGEATAAALAAAGAKVAVAARRIDRLATLVSRIEKAGGSALAIEADIARGGDITAMVDKTVSEWGRLDILVNNAGVMLLAPAAEADLDDWRRMIELNLIGLMGTTKAALPHLKASKGHVVNVSSVAGRVANPGASGYAATKFGVVAFSESLRREVYADKVRVIVIEPGLVRTELGDHITNEEFKAGLEHRLATMEALTAEDIANAILYAVSQPPRVNVNEILIRPTDQER, from the coding sequence ATGACATCCGCAAATTCCTCCCTCTCGGATAAGGTCGCGCTCGTCACCGGTGCCTCATCCGGCATCGGCGAAGCGACGGCCGCCGCACTTGCAGCCGCCGGCGCCAAGGTGGCCGTGGCCGCCCGCCGCATCGATCGCCTCGCGACGCTGGTCAGCCGTATCGAGAAGGCCGGCGGCTCCGCGCTCGCCATAGAAGCCGACATCGCCAGGGGCGGCGACATCACCGCCATGGTCGACAAGACCGTTTCCGAATGGGGCCGGCTCGACATCCTCGTCAACAATGCCGGCGTCATGCTGCTTGCGCCCGCGGCCGAAGCCGATCTCGATGACTGGCGCCGCATGATCGAGCTCAACCTGATCGGTCTGATGGGAACCACCAAGGCAGCGCTGCCCCACCTCAAAGCCTCAAAGGGCCATGTCGTCAACGTGTCGTCGGTGGCCGGCCGCGTCGCCAACCCCGGCGCCAGCGGCTATGCGGCGACCAAGTTCGGCGTGGTCGCCTTCTCGGAGTCGCTGCGACGCGAGGTCTATGCCGACAAGGTGCGTGTCATCGTCATCGAGCCCGGCCTGGTGCGCACCGAACTCGGCGACCACATCACCAACGAGGAGTTCAAGGCCGGGCTCGAGCACCGTCTCGCCACGATGGAAGCGCTGACCGCCGAGGATATCGCGAACGCCATCCTCTATGCCGTGAGCCAGCCGCCGCGCGTGAATGTCAACGAAATCCTGATCCGCCCGACCGATCAGGAGCGCTGA
- a CDS encoding glutathione S-transferase family protein: protein MGEFTLYVGNKCFSSWSLRPWVAMKHLEIPFDEGFVRLRTPETAANLAKVSPTGLVPVLDHNGRIVWETLAILEYLADLFPEKMLWPQDLGARALARSVATEMHSGFREVRYGWPMNLRRPKAYKPLDAEGETQRARIEAIWRQCRERCGKDGPFLFGHFTAADAMYAPIVTRFDTYGGALAPVTRAYVDAVLATPAMRYWYAQAAKEPWPEPGPHEQD from the coding sequence ATGGGCGAATTCACACTCTACGTCGGCAACAAATGCTTTTCGTCCTGGTCGCTCAGGCCCTGGGTGGCGATGAAGCACCTGGAAATCCCTTTCGACGAGGGGTTCGTGCGCCTGCGCACGCCCGAGACTGCCGCCAACCTCGCCAAGGTCTCGCCGACCGGCCTGGTTCCGGTCTTGGATCACAATGGCAGGATCGTCTGGGAAACCCTTGCGATCCTTGAATATCTGGCCGACCTCTTTCCGGAGAAGATGCTCTGGCCGCAGGATCTCGGCGCTCGTGCCTTGGCGCGCTCGGTGGCGACCGAGATGCATTCCGGCTTCCGCGAGGTGCGCTATGGCTGGCCGATGAACCTGCGCCGGCCGAAGGCCTATAAGCCGCTCGATGCCGAGGGCGAGACGCAGCGCGCACGCATCGAAGCGATCTGGCGGCAGTGCCGCGAGCGCTGTGGCAAGGACGGCCCGTTCCTGTTCGGCCATTTCACCGCCGCCGACGCCATGTACGCGCCCATCGTCACCCGCTTCGACACCTATGGCGGCGCGCTTGCGCCCGTCACCCGCGCCTATGTCGATGCGGTATTGGCGACGCCGGCGATGCGGTATTGGTACGCGCAGGCGGCGAAGGAGCCCTGGCCGGAGCCGGGACCGCACGAGCAGGACTAG
- a CDS encoding metalloregulator ArsR/SmtB family transcription factor yields the protein MPQAEQDRSVFRAIADPTRRAILDRLRQGPAPVNELASAFSQTRPAISKHLRILRELNVVSEQRRGRERVYRLEPAELKDVADWILPYRDFWQQSLGNLKSYLEDE from the coding sequence ATGCCGCAGGCTGAGCAGGACCGTTCCGTCTTTCGCGCCATTGCCGATCCGACGCGGCGCGCCATACTCGACCGGCTGCGGCAGGGGCCGGCGCCGGTCAACGAACTGGCCTCCGCCTTCTCGCAGACCCGTCCGGCCATCTCCAAGCATCTGAGGATCCTGCGCGAGCTCAACGTCGTCTCCGAGCAACGGCGCGGCCGCGAGCGCGTCTACCGGCTGGAGCCGGCCGAATTGAAGGACGTCGCCGACTGGATCCTGCCCTACCGCGACTTCTGGCAGCAAAGCCTCGGCAATCTGAAATCCTATCTGGAGGACGAGTGA